One window of the Burkholderia ubonensis subsp. mesacidophila genome contains the following:
- a CDS encoding ABC transporter permease subunit: MLAYALRRTLWAVPTILAVITVCYLLLHFTPGGPFDTEKQLSAATLANLNAKYHLDEPLWKQYLLYLDALLHGDLGPSFRYVDWSVNDLVKKALPVSLGVGGISIPLSIGFGVLLGTVAAVRRDSFIDRVVMLIGNFGNVVPPFVLGPVLVWIFAILLKTSAGNGWLPAGGWGDGGWQYRLLPIVLLTFINVSLLARVMRGSMIETLSSNYIRTARAKGLPGSTIVMRHALKPALMPVVSLFGTVCISSITAAVVTESVFALPGLGQLVVNGAINRDYTLVLGLVVLTTVCAVLFNLLVDLAYAWLDPRIRY; the protein is encoded by the coding sequence ATGCTGGCCTACGCTTTGAGACGCACGTTGTGGGCGGTGCCGACGATCCTCGCGGTCATCACCGTCTGCTACCTGCTGCTGCATTTCACGCCCGGCGGTCCGTTCGATACGGAGAAGCAGCTGTCCGCCGCGACGCTCGCGAACCTGAATGCCAAGTACCACCTCGACGAGCCGCTGTGGAAGCAGTACCTGCTGTACCTGGACGCGCTGCTGCACGGTGATCTCGGCCCGTCGTTCCGCTATGTCGACTGGTCGGTCAACGATCTCGTGAAGAAGGCGCTGCCGGTGAGTCTCGGCGTAGGCGGCATCTCGATCCCGCTCTCGATCGGGTTCGGCGTGCTGCTCGGCACCGTCGCGGCGGTGCGCCGCGACAGCTTCATCGACCGCGTCGTGATGCTGATCGGCAACTTCGGCAACGTCGTGCCGCCGTTCGTGCTCGGCCCGGTGCTCGTGTGGATCTTCGCGATCCTGCTGAAGACGTCGGCAGGCAACGGCTGGCTGCCCGCGGGCGGCTGGGGCGACGGCGGCTGGCAGTACCGGCTGCTGCCGATCGTGCTGCTGACGTTCATCAACGTGTCGCTGCTGGCGCGCGTGATGCGCGGCTCGATGATCGAGACGCTGTCGAGCAACTACATCCGCACCGCGCGCGCAAAAGGGCTGCCCGGGTCGACGATCGTGATGCGCCACGCGCTCAAGCCCGCGCTGATGCCGGTCGTGTCGCTGTTCGGCACGGTCTGCATCTCGTCGATCACGGCGGCCGTCGTCACCGAGTCGGTGTTCGCGCTGCCGGGGCTCGGGCAGCTCGTCGTGAACGGCGCGATCAACCGCGACTACACGCTGGTGCTCGGCCTCGTCGTGCTGACGACCGTCTGCGCGGTGCTGTTCAACCTGCTGGTCGACCTCGCGTATGCGTGGCTCGATCCGCGCATCCGTTATTGA
- a CDS encoding ABC transporter ATP-binding protein: MAALLEVDNLGVRFTRRDAPPIDAVSGVSFSLEAGKTLGIVGESGSGKSQTVMALLGLLAGNGTTSGAARYRGQDLLAMDTRALNAIRGDRIAMIFQDPMTSLNPFLTIERQMTETLQLHRKLSRKDATKRAIEALESVRIPDAARRIRMYPHEFSGGMRQRVMIAMALLSEPEVLIADEPTTALDVTVQAQIIDLLRELNRERGTAIVLITHDMGVVAGLADDVMVMYAGRTVEYAPAESIFAAPSHPYTIGLLNALPRLTDADDAPLVAIPGNPPMPGTASAGCAFAKRCQYAQSQCGSARPALETYGAAGAVRACHRPVAELTGGLR; the protein is encoded by the coding sequence ATGGCTGCACTACTCGAAGTCGACAACCTCGGCGTGCGCTTCACGCGCAGGGACGCGCCGCCGATCGACGCCGTGAGCGGCGTCTCGTTCAGCCTCGAAGCGGGCAAGACGCTCGGCATCGTCGGCGAATCGGGCTCGGGCAAGAGCCAGACCGTGATGGCGCTGCTCGGCCTGCTCGCCGGCAACGGCACGACGAGCGGCGCGGCCCGCTATCGCGGGCAGGACCTGCTGGCGATGGACACGCGCGCGCTGAACGCGATTCGCGGCGACCGGATCGCGATGATCTTCCAGGACCCGATGACGTCGCTCAATCCGTTCCTGACGATCGAGCGGCAGATGACCGAAACGCTGCAGCTGCATCGCAAGCTGTCGCGCAAGGATGCGACGAAGCGCGCGATCGAGGCGCTCGAATCGGTGCGCATTCCCGACGCGGCGCGCCGCATCCGCATGTATCCGCACGAGTTCTCGGGCGGCATGCGGCAGCGCGTGATGATCGCGATGGCGCTCCTCTCCGAGCCGGAAGTCCTGATCGCCGACGAGCCGACGACCGCGCTCGACGTGACCGTGCAGGCGCAGATCATCGACCTGCTGCGCGAGCTGAACCGCGAGCGCGGCACCGCGATCGTGCTGATCACGCACGACATGGGCGTGGTCGCCGGCCTCGCGGACGACGTGATGGTGATGTACGCGGGCCGCACCGTCGAATACGCGCCGGCCGAGTCGATCTTCGCCGCGCCGTCGCATCCGTACACGATCGGCCTGCTCAACGCGCTGCCGCGGCTGACCGATGCCGACGACGCGCCGCTCGTCGCGATTCCGGGCAACCCGCCGATGCCGGGCACGGCGAGCGCCGGTTGCGCATTCGCGAAGCGCTGCCAGTACGCGCAAAGCCAGTGCGGCTCCGCGCGCCCGGCGCTCGAAACCTACGGCGCCGCGGGGGCGGTGCGCGCGTGCCACCGGCCGGTGGCCGAACTGACGGGAGGACTGCGATGA
- a CDS encoding ABC transporter ATP-binding protein: MSVDERRNAGATDDTLLSVEDLKVHFRVPLGGYPWSPKGTLRAVDGVSFDVKRGETVGLVGESGCGKSTLARALIGLVPMTAGTVRWRGDAVAPDHLRGTAMRREVQMIFQDPLASLDPRMTIEQIVAEPLVTHQPGVGRAEVRRRVVSMLERVGLNVHHLLRYPHEFSGGQCQRVGIARALIGEPKLVICDEPVSALDVSIQAQIVNLLRDLQRELSLSYLFVAHDLAVVKAISQRVLVMYLGRVMEFGARHDVYGVPQHPYTRALLDAAPTPEPARERARRPMLLAGEMPSPLNPPSGCAFRTRCPDAIEACAQDIPRPEVRHGSAAKVACIRAGAG, from the coding sequence ATGAGCGTCGATGAACGCCGCAACGCCGGCGCGACGGACGACACGCTGTTGTCCGTCGAGGATCTGAAAGTACATTTCCGCGTGCCGCTCGGCGGCTATCCGTGGTCGCCGAAGGGGACGCTGCGCGCGGTCGACGGCGTGTCGTTCGACGTGAAGCGCGGCGAGACCGTCGGGCTCGTCGGCGAATCCGGCTGCGGCAAGTCGACGCTCGCGCGCGCGCTGATCGGCCTCGTGCCGATGACGGCCGGCACGGTGCGCTGGCGCGGCGACGCGGTCGCGCCCGACCACCTGCGCGGCACCGCGATGCGGCGCGAAGTGCAGATGATCTTCCAGGATCCGCTCGCGTCGCTCGATCCGCGCATGACGATCGAGCAGATCGTCGCCGAGCCGCTCGTCACGCACCAGCCGGGCGTCGGCCGCGCCGAGGTGCGGCGCCGCGTGGTGTCGATGCTCGAACGGGTCGGCCTCAATGTGCATCATTTGTTGCGTTATCCCCATGAATTCTCCGGCGGGCAGTGCCAGCGCGTCGGAATCGCACGTGCGCTGATCGGCGAGCCGAAGCTCGTGATCTGCGACGAACCCGTGTCGGCGCTCGACGTGTCGATCCAGGCGCAAATCGTCAACCTGCTGCGCGATCTGCAGCGCGAACTGTCGTTGTCCTATCTGTTCGTCGCGCACGATCTCGCGGTGGTGAAGGCAATCAGCCAGCGCGTGCTGGTGATGTATCTCGGCCGCGTGATGGAGTTCGGCGCGCGGCACGACGTGTACGGTGTGCCGCAGCACCCGTACACGCGGGCGCTGCTCGACGCGGCGCCGACACCGGAGCCCGCGCGGGAACGCGCGCGGCGGCCGATGCTGCTGGCGGGCGAGATGCCGTCGCCGCTCAATCCGCCGTCCGGCTGCGCGTTCCGCACGCGCTGCCCGGACGCGATCGAAGCGTGCGCACAGGACATCCCGCGGCCGGAAGTACGGCACGGTTCTGCGGCGAAGGTCGCCTGCATCCGTGCGGGTGCGGGCTGA
- a CDS encoding ABC transporter permease, with amino-acid sequence MTPTSPVVGLPAQTDTPPRSRSPLALALARFLHNRAAVLSLVLLVLVTLACFVGPWLLSADPAASDWASISLPPTWANQHWFGTDELGRDLLVRTLIGGRVSIEVGLLGTLVSGLFGVAWGATAGFAGGRVDAVMMRIVDMMYAIPYLLIAILMMTLFGRSFILVVLTISAFSWIDMARVVRGQTLSLRNREFVDAARAIGVSPASIVLRHVVPNLLGVVVVYATVSVPNIVLTESVLSFLGLGVQEPMTSWGVLIQDGAQKLESMPWLLLAPAVMLCVTLYCVNFVGDGLRDALDPKDR; translated from the coding sequence ATGACCCCGACTTCTCCCGTCGTCGGCCTGCCCGCACAGACCGACACGCCGCCGCGTTCGCGCTCGCCGCTCGCGCTCGCGCTGGCCCGCTTCCTCCACAACCGCGCGGCGGTGCTGAGCCTCGTGCTGCTCGTGCTGGTCACGCTCGCGTGCTTCGTCGGCCCGTGGCTGCTGTCGGCCGATCCGGCCGCGAGCGACTGGGCCTCGATCAGCCTGCCGCCGACCTGGGCGAACCAGCACTGGTTCGGCACCGACGAGCTCGGCCGCGACCTGCTCGTGCGCACGCTGATCGGCGGGCGCGTGTCGATCGAGGTCGGCCTGCTCGGCACGCTCGTGTCGGGCCTGTTCGGCGTCGCGTGGGGCGCAACCGCGGGCTTCGCGGGCGGCCGCGTCGACGCCGTGATGATGCGCATCGTCGACATGATGTACGCGATCCCGTACTTGCTGATCGCGATCCTGATGATGACGCTGTTCGGCCGCTCGTTCATCCTCGTCGTGCTGACGATCAGCGCGTTCTCGTGGATCGACATGGCGCGCGTCGTGCGCGGCCAGACGCTGTCGCTGCGCAACCGCGAATTCGTCGATGCGGCGCGCGCGATCGGCGTGTCGCCGGCGTCGATCGTGCTGCGTCACGTCGTGCCGAACCTGCTCGGCGTGGTCGTCGTGTACGCGACGGTCTCGGTGCCGAACATCGTGCTGACCGAATCGGTGCTGTCGTTCCTTGGTCTCGGCGTGCAGGAGCCGATGACGAGCTGGGGCGTGCTGATCCAGGACGGCGCGCAGAAACTCGAATCGATGCCGTGGCTGCTGCTGGCCCCGGCCGTCATGCTGTGCGTGACGCTTTACTGCGTGAACTTCGTCGGCGATGGCCTGCGTGACGCGCTCGACCCGAAGGATCGCTGA